Proteins from a single region of Paenibacillus sp. BIHB 4019:
- a CDS encoding methyl-accepting chemotaxis protein → MSKKRLWQKSLTLRSKLVWAFVMILLLPSLSIGAISYNTARAKVQEEMFASASGKLAVLNETINQMIGATEKNVDFLADQLPAGNIGPVQGNEDPFVRAVLDAYKQKHDDVELASVGTDQGVYVNAPKSAVNPADYDPRKRPWYISASENKEKPTIISPYISSNTGNVVVSVAQTTKDGHGVVSVSLSLKALSDLVNSTKIGTKGYVYVLDKSNKFIVHPNEEAGSEATASPYPDIFEQKQGSLAYASTDGSKQHAFITTNEKTGWVLVGVIDDSEVSAAAQPIWYKTLLVVSIAFAISALIITYMIRSITRPLKQLVAASEEISHGNLTLELTNISNDELGQLSSSFNRMTQALHAVIGDVNSTAMQLAESSEQLSTNASETSKASEQVALITEESANGIEKQAVSLQHTAQQIKELSAGVHLITASTQQVSSAAQQATGLVRTGTAKIQSAVTDMKDVSNYVQNFAGTAQRLGDHSVAIGHFVSTITGLASQTNLLALNAAIEAARAGEHGRGFAIVASEVGKLAEQSGNSAKHIAELVQAIRQEIDEVIVSVNSGVAKMDDGIRSVQTADEAFLNINAAIDDLTSQVEGIAAASEQMSASTVEVVQAIQFVSEVSERNAAGTESISASTEEQVASIEEIASSAEELAHLAQNLQTLVVRFKI, encoded by the coding sequence ATGAGCAAAAAGCGGCTTTGGCAAAAATCCCTTACTTTACGCAGCAAGCTGGTTTGGGCTTTCGTTATGATTTTATTGCTTCCCAGCCTGAGTATAGGGGCCATTTCCTATAATACTGCCCGCGCCAAGGTGCAGGAGGAAATGTTCGCAAGCGCATCGGGCAAGCTGGCAGTGCTTAATGAAACGATTAATCAGATGATTGGCGCTACCGAAAAAAATGTGGATTTTTTGGCTGATCAGCTGCCAGCCGGCAATATTGGTCCTGTTCAGGGAAATGAGGACCCATTCGTACGGGCGGTACTGGACGCCTACAAACAAAAACACGACGACGTGGAACTAGCTTCGGTGGGCACCGATCAAGGCGTATACGTCAACGCTCCGAAAAGTGCGGTAAATCCGGCAGATTATGATCCGCGCAAGCGGCCCTGGTACATAAGCGCTTCGGAAAATAAAGAAAAACCTACGATTATCTCGCCGTACATTTCCAGCAATACGGGCAATGTGGTTGTGTCGGTCGCCCAGACTACCAAGGACGGGCATGGTGTTGTTTCGGTCAGCCTCTCGCTCAAGGCGTTGAGCGATTTAGTGAATTCTACCAAGATCGGGACAAAGGGCTATGTATATGTGCTGGATAAATCTAATAAATTTATTGTGCATCCCAATGAAGAAGCAGGCAGTGAAGCGACAGCTTCGCCGTATCCTGATATTTTCGAGCAAAAGCAAGGAAGTCTCGCCTATGCGTCTACGGATGGAAGCAAGCAGCATGCATTTATTACGACAAATGAAAAAACAGGCTGGGTGCTGGTGGGGGTTATCGACGATAGCGAAGTGAGCGCGGCTGCCCAGCCGATATGGTATAAGACGCTGCTTGTCGTCTCGATTGCTTTTGCAATCAGCGCACTGATCATCACGTATATGATTCGCTCCATTACACGGCCGCTGAAGCAGCTGGTGGCGGCTTCCGAGGAAATCAGCCACGGCAACCTGACGCTGGAGCTTACCAACATCAGCAATGATGAGCTCGGCCAGCTTAGCAGCAGCTTTAACCGGATGACCCAGGCGCTGCATGCCGTCATAGGAGATGTAAACAGTACAGCGATGCAGCTTGCGGAGTCGTCTGAGCAGCTGTCAACAAACGCCAGCGAAACGTCCAAGGCGTCCGAGCAAGTCGCTCTGATTACGGAAGAGTCGGCAAACGGAATTGAAAAGCAGGCTGTAAGCCTGCAGCATACAGCTCAGCAAATTAAGGAGCTGTCCGCTGGCGTTCATTTGATAACAGCGAGCACCCAGCAAGTATCGTCGGCTGCCCAGCAAGCGACCGGGCTAGTACGTACGGGTACTGCTAAAATTCAGAGCGCTGTAACCGATATGAAAGACGTAAGCAATTATGTTCAAAATTTCGCCGGAACGGCACAGCGCCTAGGCGATCATTCCGTCGCTATTGGCCACTTTGTATCCACAATTACGGGGCTCGCATCGCAAACGAATCTGCTTGCATTGAACGCTGCGATTGAAGCGGCACGTGCCGGCGAGCACGGACGCGGCTTCGCGATCGTCGCAAGCGAGGTTGGCAAGCTTGCCGAGCAGTCCGGAAATTCTGCGAAGCACATTGCGGAGCTGGTGCAGGCGATTCGGCAGGAAATTGACGAGGTTATCGTCAGTGTGAACAGTGGTGTAGCCAAGATGGACGACGGCATTCGCTCCGTTCAAACAGCAGATGAAGCTTTCTTGAACATCAACGCGGCTATTGATGACCTGACTTCCCAGGTAGAAGGAATTGCTGCCGCTTCGGAACAAATGTCCGCCAGCACCGTCGAGGTTGTTCAGGCCATTCAGTTCGTTAGTGAGGTGTCCGAGCGGAACGCTGCAGGAACAGAAAGTATTTCAGCTTCAACAGAGGAGCAGGTCGCTTCCATTGAAGAAATCGCTTCGTCGGCGGAAGAGCTGGCTCATTTGGCCCAAAATCTGCAAACATTGGTTGTTCGCTTTAAAATTTGA